One stretch of Sebastes umbrosus isolate fSebUmb1 chromosome 5, fSebUmb1.pri, whole genome shotgun sequence DNA includes these proteins:
- the ndnf gene encoding protein NDNF yields the protein MRQCKGWSVAVAVLLVLLGLGLGALAQKLPTRDEGLFQMQIRDKTLFHDSSVIPDGAEISGYLFRDTPKRYYFVVEEDNTPLSVTVTPCDAPLEWKLTLQELPEEASGEGSGEPEPLDQQKQQVTVDEGTELFTYKGNDVEAYVATSTPSGLYQLELLSTEKDSNFKVYATTTPESDQPYPELPYDPRVDVTALGRTTVTLAWKPTPTGFLMGQPVQYCVVINKEHNFKSMCAAEAKMSVDDAFMLAPKPGRDFSPFDFAHFGFDNGFGKDRGLTSNKISRSYATKPRALDIQKVCIGNKNIFTVSDLKPDTQYYFDVFAVNSATNTSTAYVGTFARTKEEARQKTVELKDGKVSDVFIKRKGSKFLRFAPVSSHQRVTLFVHTCLDAVQVQVRRDGKLLLSQNVEGVRQFQLRGKPKAKYLIRLRGSRKGASTLKVLATTRPSSKQPFPSLPEDTRIKAFDKLRTCSSATVAWLGTQDRNKFCIYRKEVADNYGEEQRRREQNQCAGPETRRKSEKVLCKYFHSPNLQKAVTTETITGLEAGKTYLLDVYVVGHSGHSVKYQSKLVKTRKYC from the exons ATGAGGCAGTGTAAAGGTTGGAGTGTGGCGGTGGCGGTGCTGCTGGTGCTgttgggtctgggtctgggagCTTTGGCCCAGAAGCTGCCCACGAGAGACGAAGGGCTCTTCCAGATGCAGATCAGAGACAAGACGCTGTTCCACGACTCCTCCGTCATCCCGGACGGAGCTGAGATCAGCGGCTACCTGTTCAGGGACACGCCCAAAAG GTACTACTTTGTGGTGGAGGAAGACAACACACCCCTGTCTGTGACGGTGACACCTTGTGACGCTCCTCTGGAGTGGAAACTAACCCTGCAGGAGCTGCCGGAGGAGGCCAGCGGAGAGGGATCAG GAGAGCCTGAACCTCTGgaccagcagaagcagcaggtgaCCGTGGACGAGGGGACGGAGCTCTTCACCTACAAGGGTAACGACGTGGAGGCGTACGTGGCCACCAGCACGCCATCCGGCCTCTACCAGCTGGAGCTGCTGTCCACGGAGAAAGACAGCAACTTCAAGGTGTACGCCACCACGACTCCAGAGTCCGACCAGCCCTACCCGGAGCTGCCCTACGACCCCCGCGTGGATGTGACCGCACTGGGCCGCACCACCGTCACCCTGGCCTGGAAGCCGACGCCGACGGGCTTCCTGATGGGCCAGCCCGTCCAGTACTGTGTGGTGATCAACAAGGAGCACAACTTCAAGAGCATGTGTGCTGCTGAAGCGAAGATGAGCGTTGACGACGCCTTCATGCTGGCTCCGAAGCCCGGCAGAGACTTCAGCCCGTTTGACTTTGCCCACTTTGGCTTTGACAATGGTTTTGGCAAAGACCGAGGCCTCACGAGTAACAAGATCTCGCGGTCGTACGCAACCAAGCCCAGAGCTTTAGATATTCAGAAGGTGTGTATaggcaataaaaacattttcaccgTGTCAGACCTGAAACCAGACACGCAGTATTACTTTGACGTGTTCGCTGTGAACTCTGCGACCAACACCAGCACGGCGTACGTGGGAACCTTCGCCCGCACTAAAGAGGAAGCTCGTCAGAAGACGGTGGAGCTGAAGGACGGCAAAGTATCGGACGTTTTCATCAAGAGAAAGGGCAGCAAGTTCCTCCGCTTTGCTCCCGTGTCCTCCCACCAGAGGGTCACTCTGTTTGTCCACACGTGCCTGGACGCCGTCCAGGTGCAGGTGAGGCGCGACGGCAAGCTGCTGCTCTCCCAGAACGTGGAGGGGGTGCGGCAGTTCCAGCTGCGGGGGAAGCCAAAAGCCAAGTACCTGATCCGTCTGCGGGGCAGCAGGAAAGGAGCCTCCACTCTGAAGGTGCTGGCCACCACGCGACCCAGCAGCAAGCAGCCCTTCCCATCGCTCCCGGAGGACACGCGCATCAAGGCCTTCGACAAGCTGCGCACCTGCTCCTCCGCCACCGTGGCCTGGCTGGGCACGCAGGACCGCAACAAGTTCTGCATTTACCGCAAGGAGGTGGCTGACAATTACGGCGAGGAGCAGCGACGCCGGGAGCAAAACCAGTGCGCCGGGCCGGAGACCCGCAGGAAGTCAGAAAAGGTCCTGTGCAAGTACTTCCACAGTCCGAACCTGCAGAAAGCTGTGACCACAGAGACCATCACGGGTCTGGAGGCGGGAAAGACCTACCTGCTGGACGTTTACGTGGTGGGACACAGCGGCCACTCGGTGAAATACCAGAGCAAACTGGTGAAAACAAGGAAATACTGCTAA